From Oryzias latipes chromosome 18, ASM223467v1:
TGCAGGATCAGTCTGCTGGATTCACTCTGAAGGCCAACTTTCTGGAACGGCGTCGCAGAGATGTGAGCTTTGTGGACAGTGTCACTCTGGACTTCAGTGAGGATGATGACATTCAGCTGCTACAAGGACACAGAGTCCTGGTAAGCTGACTAAAACCTCATGAGTTGATCTCCTCCACACCTCCTCTGCTCTGAAGATGATTGAGGAGTTTTACTGACTGTTTCCTCCTTCAATCTGTCTGCTGTCCAACAGGTGGGAGGCTCACCTGTGACCCTCAGTGGTTCAGTCCAGACGTTTAATGGTGTTGGTCTCTCCAAGGACCAGACTGGAGTCACTGCCAATATTTCACTCAATGGTTCACCTGTGTCTCTGTTCTTTGATGGAACCACAGCTCAGATCTACATTGATGTACCTGTCAATGTTAAGGGTCTGTGTGCAGACTCTAGCAGTTCCTCATCTTCAAGGCTGTCCAGTGACTCCAGGTAACATCTGATCACAAAGTCAGAGTCTCACTgattgctgctctgctgctgtttgatgAAAGATTAGAACAGTCCTGACTGTGTGTTGTTTGTCGCCTGCAGCTGTCAGCAACAGTATGTAGACCCTGCTGACGACACCATCAACCCCATTACTGTGATTGAACAGTAAGCAGATTCCTCCATTCATCTTCAGTGATTTCAGTGATAAAGAACAAGTATAAATGATCATCTGTTTAATgtcttctctgtttttctctttcctgCATTGAACAGGTGTGACGTCCTGTCAGCTGCACCATTCTCCTCCTGTAATGCTGTTGTTGATCCAGAGTCATACATAATTGCCTGCAGAAGCACTTTGAACAAGTATCCTGCAGTGGACGGTCTCAGGTGTCAGTTCCTTAAGGCCTACGCCAAAGCCTGCCAGAAGAGTCAATCTACCGTGCAGAACTGGTGGACAGCAGCTAAGTGCCGTAAGAACGTTACAGAAATGATCTTTGTTTGTCAAAGCCCCTACATTCTCAGAGTAACACTTGTTCTTCTCTGCAGACCACCCTGAGCCCATCTGTCAGGACAAATGCAGTGACCATGAGTTCTGTGGAGATATCCACGGAAACACTGACTGCCGCTGTAGAGCCATTTATGCCTCACAGTACACTGAACAGAACAGACTGGGTATGTCAGCTGTCAGACCTGATTATCAGAACTTAGAAAGGACTACATTTCATAGTTTGACTCATTGTTCACATGTTCAGGAGGTCCAACTGTCTGCAAGGACAACACTGCCTCACTCACTCTGGTGGGTTGTCTCCTGAAGGAAAACGGCATCGACTACAATCACCTACACCTCAATGACAAGACCTGCACAGGTGTGATGGACCCCGAGAGTCACATGCTGAAGTTCAGCTTTAGCAGTGACAGTTGTGGAACAGAGGTCACGGTGGGTTTCCTCCTCCAACTCTTCATTCTCCTCAAAAACATCTCCACCTTCTCTCTGCTAagtttctcctgctgctctataATTTAGGAACTTCTGTTGAATTTCATTCATTTCCTTTTcagttgacaaaaaaacattttgatttactTCTGAACATCTGATTCCTCAGACCAACAACAGCCAGGTCATCTTCACAAATGCAGTTGTGACCCGGAACAGCTCCTTAGACCTCATCACCCGTCAGGATAAAGTCTTCATTGAGTTCTCCTGCAGCCATCCTGCACCTGAACTGCAGAATGTGGCATTCAATATTTTGGACAAGTACGTATCAAACTTGGGTTCACCCTCCAGGGGTAGCCATTGACTTGGACTTAAGCCcagaacataaaaacacaggAATGTTCTCGCATGTGGTTGCTGTAACCTAAAGCAACTGGTAGTCCATGAGGTCTTACCTTGGTTTCTGAGATCAAAGATGATCAGGCAGGTCCAGGATTAGAATGCTAATTTGAAACTTGATATCAACTGGTTGGCTAATGAACGAACCTTCTGCTTTTTTCAGCTCTGTGAAAGTTTTCCTCCAATCTGGAGAGTGGCACTACAGCTTGACCATGAAGGCTTACTCTGATGCTGCCCAAACCCAACTTTTGGGTCCAAACAGTGATGTCAGGCTGAACCAGAAGATCTGGATTGTGCTGGAGACCGAGGGTCTGGATGCAGAGGTGGTTTCTGTGGTGACCGACTCCTGCTGGGCAACCAGTGGGAACTCACCCAGCAGCTCTCCCAGATATGACCTGATCACAGACGGGTGAGACGATCAGAACCTCCTGCTTCAAGGCAACCATCTAAAAGTTCTgacaatagtttgttttttcttgtttgttacCAGCTGTGCAAATGCAGAGGATGGAACAGTTCaagtgatgggaaatggagaaGGAACCTCCAACTCCTTCTCCTTCAACATGTTTGAGTTCTCTGGAAAGGAACCTTCAGAAGTCTACCTTCACTGCCAGCTGCAGCTGTGTCTCAACAAGAACAACATCTGTGAGCCGGTACGTCTCCATGGAAACTTTACTGAATAAACACGTTTAATGAGAACTATGAGGACAGAAAATGTTCTAACGTCTGAACTTTGTCTTCCAGGGTTGCTCTGGTTCAGCTAGAAGACGCAGATCTCTCAGATACAGACGTGGAGCTCCAGCCTTGATCAGCATGGTCTGGACTCCTTAGGTAAGACACTCTAGTTAGGCTGTTAAAGGAGCCTCATAGGATTTTCCTGATAGATTCAGATCATgacaacaaacataaaaaacagcatcagtctcacatgatttttctttcagatttcTTTCATGGGGACCTTGACTAAACATCAGAGTGCTGATCCAATCCTGGTTCTGAACCTGGATGTGTGAAAAAGATCAGTTCTGGCTGCTGTTAATCAAATTTGTTAACTTGAACTGCAGGAATTCTGCTGCTGTCTAATTCTGAAAAGGGAAGGAAACTGTCGTTTATCAACTTTATCATTTAtctgttctctgctgttttaTTGACATTGGGTAagctaagaactgtttttttacTCTAATCAAATTATATCAAACAACTTTAAAGTTAATGTGATTCCAAAAGCCATTTGTAATACATGATAAAAACTGGAAAATGATGTGCCTTTCATTATATATTTTCTTCTGACCATCATTTTAATTTGGCTTTGTCAAAGAAAGTCTGCCTATAGTTTGAAGTAAAATAGTGCACTCCTTCAAATACCTCACATTGTCcttttaatcttgtttttaatgtgattgtttctttttttctgttgcttagaaaactttgttgaaaataaaaatgttttccttttctgtttaaTTGATTATCTGTTAagcatttaaaagacaaaaaaagaataaataaaaatttgtgGATGACAAAAACAGTGGAGTCTTGCTCTTCTTTGAACCTTTTGATAcattatcaaatcaaatcaaatcaaactttatttataaagcacttttcatataaactATAACACAaggtgctttacataaaagaaaaaaaaatacataatataaaatcagcacaaaaatagaaaaaaaaaaatgtatggccCCCCTCCCCACCTAAAACATAAGGGTTAATAGCAGacaaagtatgcattatcagaaaATTACGCACAACGTGGAAATCTGAACCGTCCGACACAAAGCAGAGGACGGTTGCTTCGGCGGTGTGCGTTAATGTTGATAATGTATACTTTGACAATAAACCATTTGTACCGTGGTCacttagaaaaagaaataaatattcaatccgtttt
This genomic window contains:
- the LOC105357844 gene encoding alpha-tectorin-like; translated protein: MSIKRGRQRARDTTVISTNTLSRIFREKEKHHHHLHSSSCLLRPDLISSNMLRPLLFLFAVSELTGVHGNLCTVTGPSVIDISGNVNSVSDRCEYTLLQDQSAGFTLKANFLERRRRDVSFVDSVTLDFSEDDDIQLLQGHRVLVGGSPVTLSGSVQTFNGVGLSKDQTGVTANISLNGSPVSLFFDGTTAQIYIDVPVNVKGLCADSSSSSSSRLSSDSSCQQQYVDPADDTINPITVIEQCDVLSAAPFSSCNAVVDPESYIIACRSTLNKYPAVDGLRCQFLKAYAKACQKSQSTVQNWWTAAKCRKNPICQDKCSDHEFCGDIHGNTDCRCRAIYASQYTEQNRLGGPTVCKDNTASLTLVGCLLKENGIDYNHLHLNDKTCTGVMDPESHMLKFSFSSDSCGTEVTTNNSQVIFTNAVVTRNSSLDLITRQDKVFIEFSCSHPAPELQNVAFNILDNSVKVFLQSGEWHYSLTMKAYSDAAQTQLLGPNSDVRLNQKIWIVLETEGLDAEVVSVVTDSCWATSGNSPSSSPRYDLITDGCANAEDGTVQVMGNGEGTSNSFSFNMFEFSGKEPSEVYLHCQLQLCLNKNNICEPGCSGSARRRRSLRYRRGAPALISMVWTP